In Sphingomonas crocodyli, a genomic segment contains:
- a CDS encoding protein-glutamate methylesterase/protein-glutamine glutaminase has translation MSIRCLIVDDSPTMRALLTALLTRDREIEVIGTAEDAHKARALIRELDPDVITLDIEMPHMNGLDFLDRLMRLRPTPVVMCSTLTTKGAEATVRALELGAVDCFAKPEGRLQDVLALDDGKLAEMVKQAARSRRRLGLGRSMRATVQPASFQGDDRIVAIGASTGGVEALATLLSGFPANCPPTVVVQHMPGSFTKSFAGRLDSLCAPKVVEAADEMPLRPGHVYIAPGGTRHLMVRGGSSPHCRLVEASPVSGHRPSVDVLFRSVAQNMGDKAVGVILTGMGRDGASGLAEMREAGCRTIGQNEASCVVYGMPRAAAQIGAVEEEQSIDQIANRILALCSR, from the coding sequence ATGAGCATTCGCTGCTTGATCGTCGATGATTCGCCGACGATGCGCGCGCTGCTGACGGCGCTGCTGACGCGCGACCGCGAGATCGAGGTGATCGGCACCGCCGAGGACGCGCACAAGGCGCGCGCGCTGATCCGCGAACTCGATCCCGACGTCATCACGCTCGATATCGAAATGCCGCACATGAACGGCCTCGATTTCCTCGATCGCCTGATGCGCCTGCGCCCGACCCCGGTGGTGATGTGTTCGACGCTGACGACCAAGGGTGCGGAGGCGACCGTCCGCGCGCTCGAACTCGGCGCGGTCGATTGCTTCGCCAAGCCCGAAGGGCGGTTGCAGGATGTGCTCGCGCTCGACGACGGCAAGCTGGCCGAAATGGTCAAGCAGGCCGCGCGCAGCCGCCGCCGCCTTGGTCTTGGCCGCAGCATGCGCGCGACGGTGCAGCCGGCCAGCTTTCAGGGTGATGATCGCATCGTCGCGATCGGCGCGTCGACCGGCGGCGTCGAGGCGCTGGCGACCCTGCTATCGGGTTTCCCCGCCAATTGCCCGCCGACCGTGGTTGTCCAGCATATGCCGGGCAGCTTCACCAAATCCTTCGCAGGCCGGCTCGATTCGCTGTGCGCGCCGAAGGTCGTGGAGGCGGCGGACGAAATGCCGCTGCGGCCCGGCCACGTCTATATCGCGCCCGGCGGAACCCGGCACCTGATGGTGCGTGGCGGATCGTCGCCGCATTGCCGGCTGGTCGAAGCATCGCCGGTCAGCGGGCATCGCCCCTCGGTTGATGTGTTGTTCCGTTCGGTCGCGCAGAATATGGGCGACAAGGCGGTCGGTGTGATCCTGACCGGCATGGGCCGCGACGGCGCGTCGGGCCTGGCCGAGATGCGCGAAGCCGGATGCCGCACGATCGGGCAGAATGAGGCGAGCTGCGTCGTTTACGGCATGCCGCGCGCCGCCGCGCAGATCGGCGCGGTCGAGGAAGAACAGTCGATCGACCAGATCGCGAACCGGATCCTGGCGCTGTGCAGCCGCTGA